One genomic segment of Ictalurus punctatus breed USDA103 chromosome 12, Coco_2.0, whole genome shotgun sequence includes these proteins:
- the LOC128634217 gene encoding uncharacterized protein LOC128634217 encodes MPTEPEREAAQLLTKIWLAGCALHQQQPPEAPSLTVWVEGRPVTALLDTGSTVTLARPSILPEGRRPRGTLTVTCVHGDIREVPSAEVRIRGEAGTWPLQVGIIPKLPVPLLLGRDWPGFRVVPRAEPQRLRRRTKGTPARLAYLAQDDGEATTEGKTPQTTNPLSSVFPQVNREGKFGREQKEDDRLKRCWAQVRVIEGVDQSPDLRLPTSYFLVRGGSSTNGPAATGSRWTYWWCPNPRWPSYCT; translated from the coding sequence atgcctacagagccggagagggaagccGCCCAGCTGCTTACAAAAATATGGCTGgcaggctgcgccctccatcagcagcaaccgccggaggcgccctccttgacggtgtgggtcgaggggagaccggtaaccgccctgctggacaccgggagcacggtgaccctcgcccggccctccatcctgcctgagGGGCGCCGCCCAAGGGGGACGCTCACCGTGAcctgcgtccatggggacaTCCGGGAAGTCCCCTCAGCCGAGGTCCGGATCCGGGGCGAAGCCGGCACCTGGCCCCTCCAGGTCGGAATCATCCCCAAACTCCCCGTGCCCCTCCTCCTGGGACgagactggccaggattccGGGTGGTACCGAGAGCCGAGCCCCAGAGATTGCGGCGACGTACGAAGGGGACCCCGGCCCGGCtggcctacctggcccaggacgacggagAGGCCACCACAGAAGGTAAGACCCCCCAAACTACTAACCCTCTGTCGTCTGTCTTTCCCCAGGTGAACCGGGAGGGGAAGTTCGgccgggagcagaaggaggacgaccggCTGAAGCGCTGCTGGGCTCAGGTACGGGtgatagagggggtcgaccagagtccagacctgagGCTCCCCACATCATACTTCCTCGTCCGAGGGGGCTCCTCTACTAACGGGCCTGCCGCCacggggagcaggtggacctactggtggtgccCCAACCCAAGATGGCCATCTTATTGCACCTAG